In Bordetella genomosp. 10, the genomic window CCAAGCCGTATCCAATCAAGCCGTATTTCGAGGCGGCAACGCGTATTTCAAGGCGTTTGCCGGATTAGGATTTCCGGCCCAGCGACTGGAGCACGGCAGCCACGGTAAGGAACGATCCAAATACCACGATTCTATCACCCTCGCCCGCCCGGGCGCGCGCCTGGGCATAGGCCTCGACCGGGTCGGCGCAGGCCGAAATGCCGGCCGCCTCGTCGCCCTGGGCGGGGGCGGGCAAGGCCTCGCGCACCCGTTCGGCCAGCGCCTCGCCGCTGCCGCCGCGCGGCCCGGGCAGGCCGGCGCAATACCAGTGGTCGAAACGGCCGGCGAGCTTGGCCACCACGCCGGCGACGTCCTTTTCGCTGAGCATGCCGAAGACCGCGTAGGTGTACGGGTGGAAACCCATGTTGTCCAGGTTCTGGGCCAGCACCGCCGCGGCGTGCGGATTGTGGCCGACGTCCAGGATGACGGTGGGCTGGCCCGGCAGGATCTGGAACCGGCCCGGCAGCGACGCTTGCAGCAAGCCCTGCCGCACCGCCTGCTGCGGCACCGGCAGGCGCTCGCGCAAGGCCTCCAGGGCGGCCAGCGCGGCGGAGGCGTTGAGCAACTGGTTGGCGCCGCGCAGGGCCGGGTAGGCCAGCGCGGCGCGGCGCTGGCCGCGCCCGCCGTAGCTCCACTGCTGGCGGTCGCCGGAATAGTTGTAGTCGCGGCCGAACAGCCAGAGATCCGCGCCGATGGCGGCGGCATGGTCCAGCAGGGTCTGCGGCGGCACCGGATCGGCGCAGATGGCCGGCCGGCCGGCGCGGTAGATATGGGC contains:
- the folC gene encoding bifunctional tetrahydrofolate synthase/dihydrofolate synthase; amino-acid sequence: MSPITKPDAASSLPEWLAYIEALHPKTIELGLERSRRVAERLGLSLDCVKIVVGGTNGKGSTCAMLEAILLAAGYRVGLYTSPHLIDFNERARVNGEIASDAALVEQFVAVEAARGEVSLSYFEFTTLAILRLFAGARLDAVVLEVGLGGRLDTVNIVDADCAIVTSVDLDHTDWLGDTREKIGYEKAHIYRAGRPAICADPVPPQTLLDHAAAIGADLWLFGRDYNYSGDRQQWSYGGRGQRRAALAYPALRGANQLLNASAALAALEALRERLPVPQQAVRQGLLQASLPGRFQILPGQPTVILDVGHNPHAAAVLAQNLDNMGFHPYTYAVFGMLSEKDVAGVVAKLAGRFDHWYCAGLPGPRGGSGEALAERVREALPAPAQGDEAAGISACADPVEAYAQARARAGEGDRIVVFGSFLTVAAVLQSLGRKS